Genomic window (Vulpes lagopus strain Blue_001 chromosome 6, ASM1834538v1, whole genome shotgun sequence):
aattttttttattagtcccAACAGTTTtgtggcatctttttttttttttaaatctttttaaccACTTTGGCTAGGACTGCtaatactataaagaaaaaaatagtgagcAGACATCCTCATCTTGTTCATGaccttagaagaaaagctctgaACTTTTTCACTGTtagagtatgatgttagctgtgaacTTATGTTATATTGACCTTTATTGTGTTGGAATATGTTCCTTGTATAGTtggtttgttgagagtttttatcatggatGTTGAaatttgccaaatgctttttctgcatctgttgaaatgatcatctaattttcatccttttatttttttaatcaaagtataattaatgtacagtgttagtttcagatgtataatataattatttagcaattctgtatattacttagtgctcattGGAATGAgcgtactcttaatcccctttatcatCCATTCGCCCCATCTACcttccctttggcaaccaccagtttgttctctgtatataAGAATCTATTCTGtttgtccctttttaaaatttgttttctttcttaaattccacatataagtgaagtgatatgctatttgcttttctttgtctaTTTCACGTAGCATTatgccctccaggtccatccatgttattgcacgtggcaagatctcattcttttttatggctaaataaactctttttttttttaagataatgagaAAGATTTATTCAAATATGGAAATTAATCATGGCATGGACATTCTGGTTGAATCTACTATCCATGTTACCTGTCTCAGAAAGCAATTTTGTAGCTTCCAGAACCTTCTCTGTATAAACACCAGCTTCATAGTTCTCCATCTCAGCATTGATGATGTGTATCACTCGAGCTGCCCGGCCCCTGAtggcccctatttttttttttaatttttttttttatttatttatgatagtcatcagagagagagagagagaggcagagacacaggcagagggagaagcaggctccatgcaccgggagcccgacgtgggattcgatcccgggtctccaggatcgcgccctgggccaaaggcaggtgccaaaccgctgcgccacccagggatccctttttttttttttttttttttttttcatgggaaACATTAATTTTATGCTGCCTGGAAAGTCCATTCCTTGGCGTGGTCCAGGAGCAGGATGAACTGGTCCCCCACCTCTCCTGGCGCCCCCTGCAGGGCCAGGAGAGGATCCCCGAGTCCATGTGTAAATACCACAGTCCGCCAGGCGCACTGAGACCCTCGGACCAGCATACGTGCCAGCTCTGATACCCCAGGCTGACCCCATGTTGGTACGTCCCTTCAGCTACTGTCTCTGAACATGATGTGGGGTGACCCAGAGCAGCCCTGGAGATACAGGGATGGAAATGGGGCCAAGCACCAGCAGACGAGAAGATATTTGGGTATTCGGAATGTAAACATGATTCAAGATtcacaggaagaaggaaaaactcTCCTCTAGAGAACAAGACAACCCTGAATCACAGGAAGGATGTGTCACAACTGAGGCAGGGCCCACAGGGGCATCACACCTCCCTAGGCGGGGCCCAGATGGGCAAGGGGTGAGCCTCCGTGTTGAACACATAGGTGTCCAGGCTGAGCAGGTCTGGGTCATCAGAGAAGAGCAGATACAGGTACTTAAGCGTCTCCCCCAGAAAAAAGCTCTCCATCTTGTCCCtgggctggtttttttttttttttttttttaacaaatagacAACCTCTCATTTATTTGAACACAGCTTCTGGATGGATTTCCATCTACAGGATATGTGGCCACGTGGTATCTATATGCCACAGAGGCTGCAAAGAAGATGAAGGTGGCTAATGAGGCAGCCACACGACTAACGGGCCGGTAGCAGGGATGGCAGCATTACTGGGCAAAgtgagaggagggcagggactaCATCCCCACCAAAGACAAGCCCAGGGTTGGTTGGTGAGCCCCCTCAGTCCTTCTCTTCTCCGTGGGTGATGATATGCACCAGGTTCTTATAGTCCAAGTTGCCAGTCACATCAGGGGGGAAGGCGGCGAACATCTGGTCAATCTCCTCTTTGGAaaatctctctgcctgtgtggtCAGCATCTCCCGAACATAATCAGCCTTGAGCACCCCTTTGCCTTCAGGGTCAAACACTTTGAATGCGTTGAGAATGGTCTCCTCGGGGTCTGCCCCCTTAAGTTTCTCCCCAAACATTGTTAGGAACACAGTAAAGTTAATTGGACCTGGAGCTTCCTTGAGCATTTcgtcaatttcctcatttttcacgTTCACACGCCCAAGAGCAGCAAAGG
Coding sequences:
- the LOC121493338 gene encoding myosin regulatory light chain 2, ventricular/cardiac muscle isoform-like, whose amino-acid sequence is MDQNRDGFIDKNDLRDTFAALGRVNVKNEEIDEMLKEAPGPINFTVFLTMFGEKLKGADPEETILNAFKVFDPEGKGVLKADYVREMLTTQAERFSKEEIDQMFAAFPPDVTGNLDYKNLVHIITHGEEKD